The proteins below are encoded in one region of Paeniglutamicibacter cryotolerans:
- a CDS encoding FAD-dependent oxidoreductase, whose amino-acid sequence MPVFNDGLAATEAPEAGHVVTTEVLIVGSGPAGSAAALFLSTQGIENIMITKYRWTANTPRAHITNQRTMEILRDAGIEDQVLAEATPHELMGDTVYCESMSGEEIGRRPTWGTRPDRRADYELASPSLPCDIPQTLLEPILVKNATKRGTQTQFSTEYLSHVQDAEGVSVRVRNRLTGHDYTIRAKYLIGADGARSKIAEDIGTPFEGAMDIGGSMNITFKADLAHLAAERPSILYWVFQPGANIGGLGAGLIRCVRPWSEWLIVWGFDINGEEPTLDDDEAIRIVRNMTGIPDLEVEITGYSLWGNNEQWATHMQNGRVFIAGDAAHRHPPSHGLGSNTSVQDAYNLAWKIAAVIHGQAGAELLETYSVERAPVAKQIVQRANQSSRDYKRIFDALGVTGATSNEEYLELLKLRKEPTAEGAARRTELRAALDYKDYEFNAQGTEIGQFYQSTAVVTDGLDRPEMTQDPLLHHQKSTFPGLRLPHAWIGDSRRKYSTHDAATGTGFTLFTGITGAPWAEAAREVALELGIELKSVVIGEGLEVQDLYGDWLHQREVAEDGIVLVRPDKHIAWRAQSLAADPKAALTAALSSILGRGDGSASMPRQEAALSAS is encoded by the coding sequence ATGCCGGTATTCAACGATGGACTTGCAGCAACCGAAGCGCCCGAGGCGGGCCACGTCGTCACCACCGAGGTGCTCATCGTGGGCTCCGGACCGGCCGGCAGCGCCGCCGCTCTGTTCCTCTCCACTCAGGGCATCGAGAACATCATGATCACCAAGTACCGGTGGACGGCGAACACGCCACGGGCCCACATCACCAACCAGCGGACCATGGAGATCCTGCGCGATGCGGGCATCGAGGACCAGGTCCTGGCCGAGGCCACCCCGCACGAGCTGATGGGCGACACGGTCTACTGCGAGTCGATGTCCGGCGAGGAAATCGGCCGCCGCCCCACCTGGGGAACCCGCCCGGACCGCCGCGCCGACTACGAGCTGGCCTCCCCGTCGCTGCCGTGCGATATCCCGCAGACCCTGCTGGAACCGATCCTGGTCAAGAACGCCACCAAGCGCGGTACGCAGACCCAGTTCTCCACCGAATACCTCTCCCACGTGCAAGACGCCGAAGGCGTTAGCGTGCGGGTGCGCAACCGCCTCACCGGCCACGACTACACGATCCGGGCCAAGTATCTGATCGGTGCCGACGGGGCGCGCTCGAAGATCGCCGAGGACATCGGCACCCCGTTCGAGGGCGCGATGGACATCGGCGGATCCATGAACATCACCTTCAAGGCCGACCTGGCCCACCTCGCCGCTGAACGTCCCTCGATCCTGTACTGGGTCTTCCAGCCCGGCGCCAACATCGGCGGCCTCGGTGCCGGACTGATCCGCTGCGTGCGCCCGTGGAGCGAATGGCTGATCGTGTGGGGCTTCGACATCAACGGCGAGGAACCGACGCTCGATGACGACGAGGCGATCCGCATCGTGCGCAACATGACCGGGATCCCCGACCTCGAGGTCGAAATCACCGGCTACTCGCTGTGGGGAAACAACGAACAGTGGGCCACTCACATGCAGAACGGCCGCGTTTTCATTGCCGGAGATGCCGCGCACCGGCACCCGCCGAGCCATGGGCTGGGTTCCAACACCTCCGTCCAGGACGCCTACAACCTGGCCTGGAAGATCGCGGCAGTCATCCACGGCCAGGCCGGCGCCGAACTGCTCGAAACCTACAGCGTCGAACGCGCACCGGTGGCCAAGCAGATCGTGCAGCGGGCCAACCAGTCCTCGCGTGACTACAAACGCATCTTCGACGCTCTCGGGGTCACCGGTGCGACCAGCAACGAGGAGTACCTCGAGCTGCTCAAGCTGCGCAAGGAGCCCACGGCCGAGGGTGCCGCCCGCCGCACAGAACTGCGTGCCGCCCTGGACTACAAGGACTACGAGTTCAACGCCCAGGGCACCGAAATCGGCCAGTTCTACCAGTCCACGGCAGTCGTCACCGACGGTCTGGACCGCCCGGAAATGACCCAGGACCCGCTGCTTCACCACCAGAAGTCCACCTTCCCGGGACTGCGCCTGCCGCACGCCTGGATCGGGGATTCGCGCAGGAAGTACTCCACCCATGATGCGGCGACCGGAACCGGCTTCACGCTGTTCACCGGCATCACCGGCGCCCCCTGGGCCGAGGCTGCCCGCGAGGTGGCACTGGAGCTGGGCATCGAGCTGAAGTCCGTGGTCATCGGCGAGGGACTCGAGGTCCAGGACCTGTATGGCGACTGGCTGCACCAGCGCGAGGTGGCAGAGGACGGCATCGTGCTGGTCCGGCCGGACAAGCACATCGCCTGGCGCGCACAGAGCCTCGCGGCCGACCCGAAGGCGGCGCTCACCGCCGCGCTGTCCTCGATCCTGGGTCGCGGCGACGGTTCCGCCTCCATGCCGAGGCAGGAAGCCGCGCTCTCGGCCTCCTGA
- a CDS encoding SDR family oxidoreductase: protein MGGTGNMGSRVARLLEADGHEVLAASRATGVDAYTGQGLGEAFAGADIIVDCLGAASRGAKACIDFHVTTAGNIIRAARAAGVNRLLCLSIINAREPSVNRFMGYYQGKAAQERAYLLSPLHVTILRTTQWHDFARRFSRTMRVGRWAFVPRMQSQPVAPDVVARLMRDTVEAADTSPRIVELAGPEARDMAELARILLSGEEPAVRVVGIPGLGLKVFSGGLLPPVGVPLDSETFDQWLEGGRRA, encoded by the coding sequence TTGGGTGGAACCGGCAACATGGGTTCCCGTGTTGCCAGGTTATTGGAGGCGGATGGACACGAAGTCTTGGCAGCCAGTCGTGCCACCGGGGTAGACGCCTACACCGGTCAGGGCCTGGGGGAGGCGTTCGCGGGAGCCGACATCATTGTCGATTGCTTGGGCGCGGCCTCCAGGGGCGCCAAGGCCTGCATCGACTTCCACGTGACGACCGCGGGGAACATCATCCGTGCGGCACGGGCGGCCGGCGTCAACAGGCTGCTGTGCCTGTCGATCATCAATGCCCGGGAGCCCTCGGTCAATCGGTTTATGGGCTATTACCAGGGCAAGGCTGCCCAGGAACGGGCCTATTTGCTTTCACCGCTTCACGTCACCATCCTGCGAACCACGCAGTGGCATGATTTTGCGCGGCGATTCTCACGGACCATGCGCGTCGGGCGATGGGCCTTCGTGCCCCGAATGCAAAGCCAGCCTGTCGCCCCCGACGTCGTCGCCCGGCTGATGCGCGACACGGTGGAAGCGGCTGATACGTCCCCTCGGATCGTTGAGCTGGCTGGGCCGGAGGCTCGTGACATGGCCGAGTTGGCGAGGATTCTTTTGTCCGGCGAAGAGCCGGCGGTGCGCGTTGTCGGAATTCCGGGCCTCGGCCTCAAGGTCTTTTCCGGCGGTCTTCTCCCTCCGGTCGGCGTCCCGCTGGATTCCGAGACCTTCGATCAGTGGCTGGAAGGTGGCCGGAGGGCTTGA
- a CDS encoding MFS transporter, translating into MGVALGGVTPTLVATLGGLVPESSVGLVLGNSVSAQYAGQVIGPLAAGWVGGVLGTSAVFFMTAIVAGAGTVLAFGIRRRLTSHDAVNPG; encoded by the coding sequence ATGGGAGTGGCGTTGGGCGGGGTAACTCCCACGCTTGTCGCCACCCTTGGCGGCCTAGTGCCGGAAAGCAGCGTTGGTTTGGTGTTGGGAAATAGCGTGTCGGCCCAGTACGCGGGCCAGGTGATAGGCCCGCTGGCAGCCGGCTGGGTGGGCGGGGTCCTGGGGACGAGCGCCGTCTTCTTCATGACCGCCATCGTGGCCGGGGCTGGAACGGTGTTGGCGTTCGGCATCCGTCGACGGCTGACTTCGCACGACGCAGTCAATCCGGGATAG
- a CDS encoding phosphatase PAP2 family protein, whose product MSPRRVPSNAASPDYGRGSPKRPGGRRVLWFVLVITSALFGLARRVHLSIGMKNGPASWDQPILEWMVAHRTPELNQLVTGFTNLGSTPGMATIAVIAVALLMWRSRSWWPLILVVVTAAGSLTLTSVLKQSVGRSRPPHGEAVPPYESSPSFPSGHTLNASAIIAVIAYLMVLQLRSTLAKAATITGLSLFIFLMGVSRNYLGLHWFTDVLAGWMIGLGWAALVMLIHYLVVVRGRHLPWRW is encoded by the coding sequence ATGAGTCCGAGGCGAGTGCCCAGCAATGCAGCAAGTCCCGACTATGGGAGGGGGTCGCCCAAGCGGCCCGGCGGGCGACGGGTCCTGTGGTTTGTCCTGGTCATCACCAGCGCGCTCTTCGGTTTGGCACGCAGGGTCCACCTCTCCATCGGCATGAAAAACGGCCCGGCATCCTGGGACCAGCCGATTCTGGAATGGATGGTTGCGCACCGGACTCCGGAGCTGAATCAGCTGGTCACGGGGTTCACTAATCTTGGCTCAACACCGGGCATGGCGACGATCGCGGTCATAGCCGTTGCCCTCTTGATGTGGCGCTCCCGTTCCTGGTGGCCGCTGATCCTGGTCGTCGTGACGGCGGCGGGTTCGCTGACTCTGACCTCCGTTCTCAAACAGTCCGTGGGCCGGTCGCGTCCGCCCCATGGTGAGGCAGTGCCGCCGTACGAGTCATCCCCGTCGTTTCCCAGCGGGCATACGCTGAACGCATCGGCGATCATCGCCGTCATTGCCTACCTGATGGTGCTGCAGCTGCGATCCACGCTGGCCAAGGCCGCGACGATCACCGGGCTCTCGCTGTTCATCTTCCTCATGGGGGTCAGCCGGAACTATCTCGGGCTGCACTGGTTCACCGATGTGCTGGCGGGCTGGATGATCGGGTTGGGCTGGGCCGCCCTGGTGATGCTGATCCATTACTTGGTGGTGGTTCGCGGGCGGCATCTGCCCTGGCGCTGGTAG
- the rlmH gene encoding 23S rRNA (pseudouridine(1915)-N(3))-methyltransferase RlmH has product MTIRVLAIGKKHESWVTEGIDRYEKRMKKPFDLKWQLLPHSSREGDSARTEESERILSKVETRDYLILLDERGKNIDSPTLARTLQQPLDTSRNITVVIGGAYGVAPSVHSRADFTWSLSKLVFPHQLVRLILAEQLYRAQEIAGGRPYHHV; this is encoded by the coding sequence ATGACAATCCGCGTTCTGGCCATCGGCAAAAAGCACGAATCATGGGTCACCGAGGGCATCGACCGCTACGAGAAGCGGATGAAGAAGCCCTTCGACCTCAAATGGCAACTGCTGCCGCATTCATCGCGCGAGGGCGATTCGGCGCGTACCGAGGAATCGGAGCGCATCCTGTCCAAGGTGGAAACCCGGGACTACCTGATCCTGCTCGATGAGCGCGGCAAGAACATCGACTCCCCCACGCTGGCCCGCACACTGCAGCAGCCGCTGGATACTTCGCGCAACATCACCGTGGTGATCGGTGGCGCCTACGGCGTCGCCCCCTCGGTCCACTCGCGGGCCGATTTCACTTGGAGCCTGTCCAAGCTGGTCTTCCCGCACCAGCTGGTGCGCCTGATCCTGGCCGAACAGCTCTACCGCGCCCAGGAGATCGCAGGAGGGCGCCCGTACCACCACGTCTAG